A single genomic interval of Longimicrobium sp. harbors:
- a CDS encoding LLM class flavin-dependent oxidoreductase codes for MRFGFWLPVFGGWLRNVPDEGMTASWEYARRLTQRAEQIGFDLTLVAELNLNDIKGMDAPSLDAWSTAAALAAVTERLEIMVAVRPTFHQPALLAKQAANIDHISNGRLSLNVVSSWWATEAKKYGIQFDQHDDRYARTSEWLDVVDGMWKEPRFDYQGKYYGVDDAILEPKPVQRPRPTIYAGGESPAAKALISQKCDAWLTHGDPPETIAAKVADLRERRERLELPPMKFGAAGYAIVRGTEADAQREVARITEVREGTAGYANYQDWLNNTQLEQRVSLEDYSVSNRGLRSGLVGTPEQVAERIIEFERAGLDLLLLQFSPQLEEMERFAEEVIPLVNGVHVS; via the coding sequence ATGAGGTTCGGCTTCTGGCTCCCCGTCTTCGGCGGTTGGCTGCGCAACGTCCCCGACGAGGGGATGACGGCGTCTTGGGAGTACGCCAGGCGCCTGACGCAGCGCGCCGAGCAGATCGGCTTCGACCTGACGCTGGTGGCGGAGCTCAACCTGAACGACATCAAGGGGATGGACGCCCCGTCGCTGGACGCCTGGTCCACGGCGGCGGCGCTGGCGGCGGTCACGGAGCGGCTGGAGATCATGGTGGCGGTGCGCCCCACCTTCCATCAGCCCGCCCTCCTCGCCAAGCAGGCGGCCAACATCGACCACATCAGCAACGGACGGCTGTCACTCAACGTCGTGTCGTCGTGGTGGGCGACCGAGGCGAAGAAGTACGGCATCCAGTTCGACCAGCACGACGACCGCTACGCCCGCACCAGCGAGTGGCTGGACGTGGTGGACGGGATGTGGAAGGAGCCGCGCTTCGACTACCAGGGGAAGTACTACGGCGTAGATGACGCCATCCTTGAGCCGAAGCCGGTGCAGCGCCCGCGCCCCACCATCTACGCGGGTGGCGAGTCGCCGGCCGCCAAGGCGCTGATCTCACAGAAGTGCGACGCCTGGCTCACCCATGGCGACCCGCCCGAGACGATCGCCGCCAAGGTGGCCGACCTGCGCGAGCGCCGCGAGCGGCTGGAGCTCCCGCCGATGAAGTTCGGCGCCGCCGGCTACGCAATCGTGCGCGGCACGGAGGCCGATGCGCAACGCGAGGTGGCGCGCATCACCGAGGTGCGCGAGGGGACGGCGGGGTACGCCAACTACCAGGACTGGCTCAACAACACGCAGCTCGAGCAGCGCGTCTCCCTGGAGGACTACTCCGTCTCCAACCGCGGCCTGCGCTCGGGGCTCGTCGGCACGCCGGAGCAGGTGGCGGAGCGTATCATCGAGTTCGAGCGCGCCGGGCTGGACCTGCTCCTCCTCCAGTTCTCTCCGCAGCTGGAGGAGATGGAGCGTTTCGCCGAAGAGGTGATCCCGCTGGTGAACGGGGTACATGTGAGCTAG
- the nadS gene encoding NadS family protein: MKNELFDELIGSVEEAGAYLRGEQAPAAVSFVGEPDPRAIRERLGLTQDRFAAALCISVATLQDWEQGRREPSGPAMRLLQIAAKHPEVILEHA, translated from the coding sequence ATGAAGAACGAGTTGTTCGATGAACTGATTGGAAGCGTCGAAGAGGCAGGCGCGTACCTGCGAGGCGAGCAGGCGCCTGCCGCGGTGAGCTTCGTGGGGGAGCCGGACCCGCGCGCGATCCGCGAGCGGCTCGGGCTGACGCAGGATCGGTTTGCCGCCGCGCTCTGCATCAGCGTGGCGACACTCCAGGACTGGGAGCAGGGGCGTCGCGAACCCAGCGGCCCGGCCATGCGGCTCCTCCAGATCGCGGCCAAGCACCCGGAAGTAATTCTCGAACACGCGTAG
- a CDS encoding YhcH/YjgK/YiaL family protein gives MIHTPLHHADRYLPALPGMAEALAWLRAFDPALPDGRHAIDGDRVFALVSSYATGPSTEKRFEAHRRHADVQWIASGAERILYLPADGLTVAEPYSDENDILFFEEPKVSSSLLLNPGDAALFFPEDAHKPGCMAGARHDVRKVVVKIRLAER, from the coding sequence GTGATCCACACCCCCCTCCACCACGCGGACCGCTACCTCCCCGCCCTGCCCGGAATGGCGGAGGCGCTCGCCTGGCTCCGCGCCTTCGACCCCGCCCTCCCTGACGGCCGCCACGCCATCGACGGCGACCGCGTGTTCGCGCTGGTCTCGTCGTACGCCACGGGCCCGTCCACCGAGAAGCGCTTCGAGGCCCACCGCCGCCACGCCGACGTGCAGTGGATCGCCTCCGGCGCCGAGCGCATCCTCTACCTCCCCGCGGATGGCCTCACCGTCGCCGAGCCGTACAGCGACGAGAACGACATCCTCTTCTTCGAGGAGCCGAAGGTGAGCTCCTCCCTCCTCCTCAACCCCGGCGACGCGGCGCTCTTCTTCCCCGAAGACGCGCACAAGCCTGGATGCATGGCCGGCGCCCGCCACGACGTCCGCAAGGTGGTGGTAAAGATCCGGCTCGCGGAACGTTAG
- a CDS encoding CAP domain-containing protein — protein MRTWMMWVALALQAACVPPAAMTPPARGGGSAPVASAASPANDAQAVHAAVNRHRQSRGCAPLVWSEAAARAAQRHSEDMVRRRYFSHTSPDGTQPWDRMRAQGLSFTRAAENIAMNGGGAEATVRGWINSPGHRANIENCALTHTGVGVAGDYWTQVFFTATGG, from the coding sequence ATGAGGACGTGGATGATGTGGGTGGCGCTCGCGCTCCAGGCCGCGTGCGTTCCCCCCGCTGCGATGACCCCGCCCGCGCGCGGCGGCGGATCGGCGCCGGTCGCGAGCGCTGCATCACCGGCGAACGACGCGCAGGCCGTCCACGCCGCGGTCAACCGGCACCGGCAGAGCCGCGGGTGTGCGCCGCTGGTGTGGAGCGAGGCGGCGGCGCGCGCGGCCCAGCGCCACAGCGAAGACATGGTGCGCCGCCGCTACTTCAGCCACACCTCGCCGGACGGCACGCAGCCGTGGGACCGCATGCGCGCGCAGGGGCTCAGCTTTACGCGCGCCGCGGAGAACATCGCCATGAACGGCGGCGGCGCCGAGGCCACGGTGCGCGGTTGGATCAACAGCCCTGGGCACCGCGCCAACATCGAGAACTGCGCGCTGACCCACACGGGCGTGGGCGTGGCGGGCGATTACTGGACCCAGGTCTTCTTCACCGCGACGGGCGGATGA
- a CDS encoding deoxyribonuclease IV, which yields MPHFIGAHTIDNGGIHMAALRAGNSGARALQIFTAPPRFYGEKAGMKPEKARRFHAALSEVGIRPEHVVVHGAYVLGVATPDEAKWVRASAGLTKELERSTALGVGAICFHPGSASDGDTAAAAERVARAITAALRAVQGSTRVLVENTAGAGKTLGRTAAEVGDILRHVPDELRERTGYGLDTCHLFASGYPLNESKKRVGEILDEWEEATGEHPGFIHLNDSEGTLGSNKDRHLLIGEGEIGADAFGWLLADPRSRDIPLILETPQENPEIADDDPTGDPWDVRMIELLNGMKK from the coding sequence ATGCCCCACTTCATCGGCGCGCACACCATCGACAACGGCGGCATCCACATGGCCGCGCTGCGGGCCGGCAACTCCGGCGCGCGGGCGCTGCAGATCTTCACGGCGCCGCCGCGCTTCTACGGCGAAAAGGCGGGGATGAAGCCGGAGAAGGCGCGCCGCTTCCACGCCGCGCTCTCCGAGGTGGGGATCAGGCCGGAGCACGTGGTGGTGCACGGCGCGTACGTGCTGGGCGTCGCCACGCCGGACGAGGCGAAGTGGGTGCGCGCCAGCGCGGGCCTCACGAAAGAGCTGGAGCGCTCGACCGCGCTGGGGGTGGGCGCGATCTGCTTCCACCCGGGCTCCGCCAGCGACGGCGACACGGCGGCCGCGGCGGAGCGCGTCGCCCGCGCCATCACCGCGGCGCTGCGCGCGGTGCAGGGCTCCACGCGCGTGCTGGTGGAGAACACGGCCGGCGCCGGCAAGACGCTCGGCCGCACCGCCGCCGAGGTGGGCGACATCCTGCGCCACGTGCCCGACGAGCTGCGCGAGCGCACGGGGTACGGGCTGGACACCTGCCACCTCTTCGCGTCCGGCTACCCGCTCAACGAGTCGAAGAAGCGGGTCGGCGAGATCCTGGACGAGTGGGAGGAGGCCACGGGCGAGCACCCCGGCTTCATCCACCTCAACGACAGCGAGGGGACGCTGGGGAGCAACAAGGACCGCCACCTGCTGATCGGCGAGGGCGAGATCGGCGCGGACGCGTTCGGGTGGCTCCTGGCCGACCCCCGCAGCCGCGACATCCCGCTGATCCTGGAGACGCCGCAGGAGAATCCCGAGATCGCCGACGACGACCCCACGGGCGATCCCTGGGACGTGCGCATGATCGAGCTGCTGAACGGGATGAAGAAATGA
- a CDS encoding endonuclease domain-containing protein — translation MDRKHTGRRIPQVLQAARAMRKNSTPAERVLWNELRDHRFCDVPFRRQHPLDRFVLDFYCPSRKLAIEVDGEIHDHQREHDEERTKALAARGIRVIRFRNEDVLERLDEVLQTLRSEILTPGADPRR, via the coding sequence GTGGACCGCAAGCACACGGGCAGGCGCATCCCGCAGGTGTTGCAAGCGGCGCGGGCCATGCGGAAGAACTCGACACCGGCCGAGCGGGTGCTCTGGAACGAGCTGCGCGACCACCGCTTCTGCGACGTGCCTTTTCGGCGACAGCACCCCCTCGACCGCTTCGTACTGGATTTCTACTGCCCCTCGCGCAAGCTGGCCATCGAGGTAGACGGCGAGATCCACGACCACCAGCGCGAGCATGACGAAGAACGCACAAAGGCCCTCGCGGCACGCGGCATCCGCGTGATCCGCTTCCGAAACGAGGACGTGCTCGAGCGCCTCGACGAGGTGCTCCAAACCTTGCGTTCCGAGATCCTAACACCCGGCGCGGACCCCCGCCGATAG
- a CDS encoding pitrilysin family protein → MKRLLFVAPLLALAPGMAAAQRAPAGESVRIAYTEETLPNGLKVLYHVDRSAPVAAVAVWYNVGSKHEQPGRTGFAHLFEHMMFKGSRNVPDGRHFALLEDAGARAGSDINGTTNTDRTNYFETVPSNQVELALWLESDRMGTLTETLNPGKLENQREVVKNERRQSYENQPYGVWQERMLAKVFPAGHPYHHSVIGSMEDLSAATVDDVTSFFRTYYAPNNAVLVVAGDIEVERTKAMVRKHFGDIRRGPAPPPLRSMTLPAIIGQGSREVIEDANAPAPAVYIGFRMPAARDRQGDAVQLLTGMLSSRTGPLFQSLVRGRQVATGAGAFNFGFVDGADLMIVTATGKPGARPDSLEAALTEELDRIAASITPAALDRIKVNARFALINGLQTMGGFGGRADVLAQGYTFYRDPNWINTRLQAIQAVTAAQMQALVRERMVPANRAVLVFVPKPRPATPAPTTATQVNR, encoded by the coding sequence ATGAAACGACTCCTGTTCGTCGCGCCCCTGCTGGCGCTCGCGCCGGGAATGGCCGCCGCCCAGCGCGCCCCCGCGGGCGAGTCCGTCCGCATCGCCTACACCGAAGAGACGCTGCCCAACGGCCTCAAGGTGCTGTACCACGTGGACCGCTCGGCGCCGGTGGCGGCGGTGGCGGTGTGGTACAACGTGGGCTCCAAGCACGAGCAGCCGGGCCGCACCGGCTTCGCGCACCTCTTCGAGCACATGATGTTCAAGGGGAGCCGCAACGTGCCGGACGGCAGGCACTTCGCGCTGCTGGAGGATGCCGGCGCCCGCGCCGGGTCGGACATCAACGGCACCACCAACACGGACCGCACCAACTACTTCGAGACGGTGCCCTCCAACCAGGTGGAGCTGGCGCTGTGGCTGGAGAGCGACCGGATGGGGACGCTGACCGAGACGCTCAACCCCGGCAAGCTGGAGAACCAGCGCGAGGTGGTGAAGAACGAGCGCCGCCAGTCTTACGAGAACCAGCCGTACGGCGTGTGGCAGGAGCGGATGCTCGCAAAGGTCTTTCCCGCCGGGCACCCGTACCACCACTCCGTGATCGGCTCGATGGAAGACCTCTCGGCCGCCACGGTGGACGACGTCACCAGCTTCTTCCGCACCTACTACGCGCCCAACAATGCCGTGCTGGTGGTGGCGGGCGACATCGAAGTGGAGCGCACCAAGGCGATGGTGCGCAAGCACTTCGGCGACATCCGCCGCGGCCCCGCCCCGCCGCCGCTGCGCAGCATGACGCTGCCGGCCATCATCGGGCAGGGCTCGCGCGAGGTGATCGAGGACGCCAACGCCCCGGCACCGGCCGTGTACATCGGCTTCCGCATGCCCGCCGCGCGCGACCGCCAGGGCGACGCGGTGCAGCTTCTGACCGGGATGCTGTCGTCGCGCACCGGGCCGCTCTTCCAGTCACTGGTGCGCGGGCGGCAGGTGGCGACCGGCGCCGGCGCCTTCAACTTCGGCTTCGTGGACGGCGCCGACCTGATGATCGTGACGGCCACCGGCAAGCCCGGCGCCCGCCCCGACTCGCTGGAGGCCGCCCTCACCGAGGAGCTGGACCGCATCGCCGCCTCCATCACCCCGGCGGCGCTGGACCGCATCAAGGTCAACGCCCGCTTCGCCCTGATCAACGGGCTGCAGACGATGGGCGGCTTCGGCGGCCGCGCGGACGTGCTGGCGCAGGGGTACACCTTCTACCGCGACCCCAACTGGATCAACACGCGCCTCCAGGCGATCCAGGCCGTGACCGCGGCGCAGATGCAGGCGCTGGTGCGCGAGCGGATGGTGCCCGCCAACCGCGCCGTGCTGGTGTTCGTTCCCAAGCCGCGCCCGGCCACCCCCGCCCCCACCACCGCCACGCAGGTGAACCGATGA
- a CDS encoding pitrilysin family protein: MNRFLLPAACAGVMALALPASAQQQPAPTEQPPAPGPLRPFTVPPVREMRLSNGVRVVVVEKHSLPIVTGRVLVAAGSVYEPAEKNGLASLTAQMLDEGTRTLTGPQLAERVEALGAQLGTGAGYNYATVSVTSPKGTFAEAMSLAATTLTEPSFVEGEVARVRNQLAAAYMNSTSTVQGLAALAFNRAVYDPASGYSRPVSGTAATLPGISRADVVGFHQRMYSPANTTVLLVGDVTPEEGRRIAEQALGRWTAPGAVQATLPAPAPVASSGTRIILVDRPGSVQSGVFVGQPALAASSPDVIPFSALSQVLGGGFRARVNMNLRESHGWTYGAFSGMTTFPNAGDFAVNSSVRTNATDSAVAEIVREYKRIATEAVPQEELRGSLANVVSSFPNSVQTVQGLAGRMQTLLQNGQPLNYYNTYLQQMSALTPADISRVGRERLTPGALTIVVAGDLSKIEAPIRALNLGTVEVLDASGTKVR; encoded by the coding sequence ATGAACCGCTTTCTCCTTCCCGCCGCCTGTGCGGGAGTGATGGCCCTTGCGCTCCCCGCGAGCGCGCAGCAGCAGCCCGCGCCCACCGAGCAGCCGCCCGCGCCGGGGCCGCTCCGCCCCTTCACCGTGCCGCCCGTGCGAGAGATGCGCCTGTCCAACGGCGTGCGCGTGGTGGTGGTGGAGAAGCACTCCCTTCCCATCGTCACCGGCCGCGTGCTGGTGGCGGCGGGGAGCGTGTACGAGCCGGCCGAGAAGAACGGCCTGGCCTCGCTGACGGCGCAGATGCTGGACGAGGGGACCCGCACCCTCACCGGCCCGCAGCTCGCGGAGCGTGTGGAGGCGCTGGGTGCGCAGCTCGGCACGGGCGCCGGCTACAACTACGCCACCGTCAGCGTCACATCGCCCAAGGGCACCTTCGCCGAGGCGATGAGCCTGGCCGCCACCACCCTCACGGAGCCGTCGTTCGTGGAGGGTGAGGTGGCCCGGGTGCGCAACCAGCTGGCCGCGGCGTACATGAACAGCACCTCCACAGTGCAGGGGCTTGCGGCGCTCGCCTTCAACCGCGCCGTGTACGACCCCGCGAGCGGCTACTCGCGCCCGGTGAGCGGCACCGCGGCCACGCTTCCCGGCATCAGCCGCGCCGACGTGGTGGGCTTCCACCAGCGGATGTACTCGCCGGCCAACACCACGGTGCTGCTGGTGGGCGACGTGACGCCGGAAGAGGGCCGCCGCATCGCCGAGCAGGCGCTGGGCCGCTGGACGGCTCCCGGCGCGGTGCAGGCCACCCTTCCGGCCCCGGCGCCGGTGGCGTCGTCGGGCACGCGCATCATCCTGGTGGACCGCCCCGGCTCGGTGCAGTCCGGCGTCTTCGTGGGGCAGCCCGCCCTCGCGGCCAGCAGCCCGGACGTCATCCCCTTCAGCGCGCTTTCGCAGGTGCTGGGCGGCGGGTTCCGCGCACGCGTCAACATGAACCTGCGCGAGTCGCACGGGTGGACGTACGGCGCGTTCAGCGGGATGACCACCTTCCCCAACGCCGGCGACTTCGCGGTGAACTCGTCGGTGCGCACCAACGCCACCGACTCGGCCGTCGCGGAGATCGTGCGCGAGTACAAGCGCATCGCCACCGAGGCGGTGCCGCAGGAGGAGCTGCGCGGCTCGCTGGCGAACGTGGTTTCCAGCTTCCCCAACTCGGTGCAGACGGTGCAGGGCCTGGCCGGGCGGATGCAGACGCTGCTGCAGAACGGCCAGCCGCTCAACTACTACAACACGTACCTCCAGCAGATGTCCGCGCTGACCCCGGCCGACATCAGCCGCGTGGGCCGCGAGCGCCTCACGCCGGGCGCGCTGACCATCGTGGTGGCCGGCGACCTGTCCAAGATCGAGGCGCCGATCCGCGCCCTGAACCTGGGCACCGTCGAAGTGCTTGACGCATCGGGCACCAAGGTTCGCTGA
- a CDS encoding L,D-transpeptidase, whose translation MRICRRGLLVGLGVLVVPVMASAQSRAPRDTGLIVSTMEAAVSQPVAKAERLTVTVDLSDHTLFVMDGERVLRRFPVSIGAAGYPTPQGSFTIRHMIWNPSWRPPPSGWARGKSYEPPGSPGNPMGRIKIFFRAPDFYIHGTGLTSSLGRPASHGCIRMRNIDAAELGRILMEHGGATRDPAWFQQTLAEAGTSREVRLPRPVPVRIRA comes from the coding sequence ATGCGAATCTGTCGTCGTGGATTGCTGGTAGGGCTGGGGGTGCTGGTGGTACCCGTGATGGCGAGCGCGCAGTCCAGGGCGCCTCGGGACACGGGGCTGATCGTGTCCACGATGGAAGCCGCGGTGTCGCAGCCGGTGGCCAAAGCCGAGCGCCTGACGGTGACGGTGGACCTTTCCGATCACACGCTCTTCGTGATGGACGGGGAGCGGGTGCTGCGGCGTTTTCCGGTGTCGATCGGCGCCGCGGGGTATCCCACGCCGCAGGGGAGCTTCACCATCCGGCACATGATCTGGAACCCGAGCTGGCGCCCGCCGCCGTCGGGGTGGGCGCGCGGCAAGAGCTACGAGCCGCCCGGCTCCCCGGGCAACCCGATGGGGCGCATCAAGATCTTCTTCCGCGCGCCGGACTTCTACATCCACGGCACCGGGCTCACCAGCTCGCTGGGCCGCCCCGCGTCGCACGGGTGCATTCGCATGCGCAACATCGACGCGGCGGAGCTGGGGCGCATCCTGATGGAGCACGGCGGCGCCACGCGCGACCCGGCGTGGTTTCAGCAGACGCTCGCGGAGGCGGGCACCTCGCGTGAGGTGCGCCTCCCCAGGCCCGTGCCCGTCCGCATCCGCGCGTAG
- a CDS encoding DUF72 domain-containing protein: MTEPGRIRIGTQGWNYTGWVGAFYPDGTRPADFLGLYAKAFDVVEVDSTFYAVPAPKTVRGWAERTPEGFTFALKMPQEITHERRLQDAGDVVAEFMDAARELGPKLGPVLVQMGPDFQPHELDALRRFLPGLPRDVSFAVEVRNRKWMKPAILAELLSLLAEHEAALALSDGKWIPRETMMELAMRPTAPFHYVRWMGPNRDVVDYSHVQFPREEELESWTEVLGRVATKGVQIFGFFNNHFSGHSPATARELQRRLGLRPVDPSLLSEQTSLF, from the coding sequence ATGACCGAGCCCGGCCGCATCCGCATCGGCACACAGGGATGGAACTACACCGGGTGGGTGGGCGCCTTCTACCCGGACGGCACGCGCCCGGCCGACTTCCTGGGCCTGTACGCGAAGGCGTTCGACGTGGTGGAGGTCGATTCCACCTTTTACGCCGTCCCCGCGCCGAAAACCGTGCGCGGATGGGCCGAGCGCACGCCGGAAGGGTTCACCTTCGCCCTCAAGATGCCGCAGGAGATCACCCACGAGCGCCGCCTGCAGGACGCCGGCGACGTGGTGGCGGAGTTCATGGACGCGGCGCGCGAGCTGGGGCCCAAGCTGGGGCCGGTCCTGGTGCAGATGGGGCCCGACTTCCAGCCCCACGAGCTGGACGCCCTCCGCCGCTTCCTCCCCGGGCTGCCGCGGGACGTGAGCTTCGCGGTCGAGGTCCGCAACCGGAAGTGGATGAAGCCGGCCATCCTCGCCGAGCTCCTCTCCCTGCTCGCGGAGCACGAGGCGGCGCTGGCACTCAGCGACGGCAAGTGGATCCCGCGCGAAACGATGATGGAGCTGGCGATGCGCCCCACCGCGCCCTTTCACTACGTCCGCTGGATGGGGCCCAACCGCGACGTCGTCGACTACTCGCACGTGCAGTTCCCGCGCGAGGAGGAGCTCGAATCGTGGACGGAGGTGCTCGGGCGCGTGGCGACGAAGGGGGTACAGATCTTCGGCTTCTTCAACAACCACTTCTCCGGCCACAGCCCCGCCACCGCCCGCGAGCTCCAGCGCCGCCTCGGCCTGCGTCCCGTGGACCCCTCGCTGCTTTCCGAGCAGACGTCGCTGTTTTAA
- a CDS encoding MBL fold metallo-hydrolase has protein sequence MELTSLGGGVHVLRGSVNSGLVETGRGLLAIDTGLDRGAANRIARAAEELGRPLVAILNTHAHADHHGGNAQLVRRFGIPVYAPAIEEATIRHPRLEPVYLFGGAEPVSVLANKFLQAEPSPVDHVVHAGESVTIDGRTFSLIDLAGHSMAQVGVGVDLETAQGVLFAADAFFGSEPLAKHGVPYLVDARGMQNSLRRLQSHPAAWYVPGHGEPENDARNPVFAENFAALERAFDWLGERVHRAPASTEELLVEFAAAMGMRLDSPSSWVLNRAALLGFLGAMEREGTLRVVLEEGRWLWV, from the coding sequence ATGGAGCTGACCTCGCTCGGCGGCGGCGTGCACGTGCTGCGCGGGTCCGTGAACAGCGGGCTGGTGGAGACGGGGCGCGGGCTGCTGGCCATCGACACGGGGCTGGACCGCGGCGCCGCCAACCGGATCGCGCGGGCCGCGGAGGAGCTGGGGCGCCCCCTTGTCGCCATCCTCAACACCCACGCCCACGCGGACCACCATGGCGGCAACGCGCAGCTCGTGCGCCGCTTCGGCATCCCGGTGTACGCCCCCGCCATCGAGGAGGCGACCATCCGCCACCCGCGCCTGGAGCCCGTTTACCTGTTCGGCGGCGCAGAGCCGGTCAGCGTCCTCGCCAACAAATTCCTCCAGGCGGAGCCCTCCCCCGTGGACCACGTCGTCCATGCAGGGGAGAGCGTTACAATCGACGGGCGCACCTTTTCGCTGATCGACCTCGCCGGGCACAGCATGGCGCAGGTCGGCGTGGGTGTCGATCTGGAGACGGCGCAGGGCGTCCTCTTCGCGGCGGACGCGTTCTTTGGAAGCGAGCCGCTCGCCAAGCACGGCGTCCCCTACCTGGTGGATGCGCGCGGGATGCAGAACAGCCTGCGGCGTCTCCAGTCACACCCCGCCGCCTGGTACGTTCCCGGCCACGGCGAGCCGGAGAACGACGCGCGAAACCCCGTGTTCGCCGAGAACTTCGCCGCACTGGAGCGCGCCTTCGACTGGCTGGGCGAGCGGGTGCACCGCGCCCCGGCATCCACCGAGGAGCTGCTCGTGGAGTTCGCAGCCGCGATGGGGATGCGGCTGGACAGCCCGTCGTCGTGGGTGCTGAATCGGGCGGCGCTGCTCGGCTTCCTGGGTGCGATGGAGCGCGAGGGAACGCTGCGGGTGGTGCTGGAGGAGGGGCGGTGGCTGTGGGTGTGA
- a CDS encoding HD domain-containing protein: MTSPHEILARTELFVRQRMHGDGSGHDWWHVDRVRRTALRLASEEGADPYVVELAALLHDVWDHKLHAGDDSVAPREIRRWLQEAGAEEPVVEHVCEIVAGLSFKGAGVATPMRTPEGAVVQDADRLDAIGAVGIARAFAFGGSRGRPLHDPETEPEPHATFDAYRAGTGGTTHHFHEKLFLLRDRMNTAAARRLAEGRHRFMEEFLRRFHDEWNGEDAWS, from the coding sequence ATGACGAGCCCGCACGAGATCCTGGCGCGCACCGAGCTCTTCGTCCGCCAGCGCATGCACGGCGACGGCTCCGGCCACGACTGGTGGCACGTGGACCGCGTGCGCCGCACCGCGCTGCGCCTGGCGAGCGAGGAGGGCGCCGATCCGTACGTCGTGGAGCTCGCCGCGCTGCTGCACGACGTCTGGGACCACAAGCTCCACGCCGGCGACGACAGCGTGGCCCCGCGCGAGATCCGCCGCTGGCTGCAAGAGGCCGGCGCGGAGGAGCCTGTCGTCGAGCACGTCTGTGAGATCGTGGCCGGATTGTCGTTCAAGGGAGCCGGCGTCGCCACGCCCATGCGAACCCCGGAGGGCGCGGTGGTGCAGGACGCCGACCGCCTGGACGCCATCGGGGCCGTGGGGATCGCGCGGGCCTTCGCCTTCGGGGGGAGCCGGGGGCGGCCGCTGCACGATCCCGAGACGGAGCCCGAGCCGCACGCCACCTTCGACGCCTATCGCGCCGGCACGGGCGGCACCACGCACCACTTCCACGAGAAGCTCTTCCTGCTGCGCGACCGCATGAACACCGCCGCCGCTCGGCGCCTGGCGGAGGGGCGGCACCGCTTCATGGAGGAGTTCCTGCGGCGCTTCCACGACGAGTGGAACGGGGAGGACGCATGGAGCTGA
- a CDS encoding DUF3616 domain-containing protein, protein MPFPVFTVPLYFDADPGGASDPERLRQGISAVERTGDYLWVACDETPTLERLRLRPDGSFGAHRTYALADLIDLPADGEVDVEGLAYAAPYLWVVGSNSRKRSKAKDGEDDAEAIARLAKVETDASRYFLARIPLAQDPDGGGLVPVRSCPDPGNPEAELTAARLRGKGSKGGIFRELQEDAHLGPFMRIPGKDNGFDVEGLAVLGDRIFVGLRGPVLRGWAIILELEPAPDRKRPDRLRLRKIGDGGERYRKHFLDLEGMGIRDIRRDGDDLLVLAGATMDLSAPSTLWRWPGGAKAERSSLVRGHELHPALQLPHDRARHDDHPEAVALFPGGARASVMVLYDAVSDGRLVPGGVLADVFELDEGA, encoded by the coding sequence ATGCCCTTTCCCGTCTTCACCGTACCGCTCTACTTCGACGCCGATCCCGGCGGCGCCAGCGACCCGGAACGGCTTCGCCAGGGCATCTCCGCCGTGGAGCGCACGGGCGACTACCTGTGGGTGGCCTGCGACGAGACGCCCACCCTGGAGCGCCTGCGGCTGCGCCCGGATGGCAGCTTCGGAGCGCACCGTACGTACGCGCTCGCCGACCTGATCGACCTCCCCGCGGACGGAGAGGTGGACGTGGAGGGGCTGGCGTACGCCGCGCCCTACCTGTGGGTGGTGGGCTCCAACAGCCGCAAGCGGAGCAAGGCCAAGGATGGCGAGGACGACGCGGAGGCCATCGCGCGGCTCGCCAAGGTGGAGACCGACGCCAGCCGCTACTTCCTCGCCCGCATCCCGCTCGCGCAGGACCCGGACGGCGGCGGGCTGGTGCCGGTGCGCTCGTGTCCCGACCCGGGCAATCCGGAGGCGGAGCTGACCGCCGCGCGGCTGCGGGGGAAGGGGTCCAAGGGCGGCATCTTCCGCGAGCTACAAGAGGACGCGCACCTGGGCCCCTTCATGCGCATCCCGGGCAAGGACAACGGCTTCGACGTCGAGGGGCTGGCGGTGCTGGGGGACAGGATCTTCGTGGGGCTGCGCGGCCCGGTGCTGCGCGGGTGGGCGATCATCCTGGAGCTGGAGCCCGCGCCCGACCGCAAACGTCCCGACCGCCTGCGCCTCCGCAAGATCGGCGATGGCGGGGAGCGTTACAGGAAACACTTCCTCGATCTTGAGGGGATGGGGATCCGCGACATCCGCCGCGACGGCGACGACCTGCTGGTGCTGGCCGGCGCCACGATGGACCTCTCCGCCCCGTCGACGCTCTGGCGCTGGCCGGGCGGCGCCAAGGCCGAGCGGTCCTCGCTGGTGCGTGGCCACGAGCTGCACCCCGCGCTCCAGCTTCCGCACGACCGCGCGCGCCACGACGACCACCCGGAGGCCGTCGCGCTCTTCCCCGGCGGCGCGCGCGCGTCCGTGATGGTGCTGTACGATGCCGTCTCCGACGGAAGGCTGGTGCCCGGCGGCGTGCTGGCGGACGTCTTCGAACTGGACGAAGGAGCATGA